The sequence CGTGATGGTTCCGAACGCGGGGTCAAATCAGGTGAAAGGCGGCCCTGCGGCACCTTTCGCGAGCAAAAACTGAGCTTCACATAACGATAGCAGGCCTAGTCGGCAAGCGGATGATGGCGCGCGACCGTCTCGGTGAGCCTGTTTTCGAGCACATGGGTATAGATCTGCGTCGTCGAGATGTCGGAATGGCCGAGCAGCTGCTGCACCGCGCGCAGGTCCGCGCCGTTCTGCAGCAGATGGCTGGCGAAGGCGTGGCGCAGCACGTGCGGCGACACTTTCGCCGCCGGCACGCCGGCGCGGCCGGCAAGCGCCTTCAAATCGCGTGCGAAAACCTGGCGCGGCAGATGGCCGCTCTCCGAGGATGACGGGAACAGATGGAGGCTTTCCTTCCATTCCGGCTGCGCGGCGCGCATGGCGACCCATTCGCCAAGCGCGGCCTTTGCCCCATGCGACAGCGGCACGACGCGCTCCTTGCCGCCCTTGCCGCGCACGATGAAGAAGCGCTCGGCGCGCAGCGCCACGGTCAGCGGCAGCGCGACCAGCTCCGAGACGCGCAGGCCCGTGGCGTAGAGCGTCTCGACGAGCGCATGCAGCCGGCAGGCTGCCGTGTGGGCGACCGGGTCGCCCTCCGCCTCGCGCTTCTCGGTCTCCGCCCGGGAGATGAGCCGCGAGACCGCGTCCTCGCGCATGGTCTTCGGCAGGGCGCGCTCCTTGCGCGGCGCGTCGATCGTGCCGGTCGGGTCGTCGGCGCGCAGCCCCTCCGCGTAGAGGAAGCGGAAGAACTGGCGCAGCGAGGACAGCTTGCGCGCCTGCGAGGAGGCCGCGAAGCCCCGTCGCGCCACCTCGTCGAGAAAGGCGCGGATGTCGTCGGTTGCCGCATCGGCCAGCCGGCCGCCGAGGAAGGCCGAGGCGTCCTCGAGATCGCGGCGGTAGGCGGCGAGCGTGTTGTCGCTCGCGCCGCGCTCGGCGCTCATCATTTCGAGAAAGGCTTCCAGCCTGACCGCCGTGCTCATCGCGCTCCCTTCCTATCCGGCGTCAGCCTGCCACGAAACCGCTTGCCGAATGGTGAAGCGGAACCCGGCGCGGCAACGGCGCGTTAATAAATCGAAAGGATCACGGTCATGGAACACATCGCTGCCTTCCTGCTGATCGTCGGGTGCTCGCCCGATCTGGCCGAATGCCGGGAAATGCCGACGCCCACGGCGATCTATGAAACCGTAGAAGATTGCGAGGCCGAGCGCCCCGCCATCTCCGTCCGCCACGAGGACGCCGCGCCGCGCATGTTCGCGCAGTGCTTCGAAGTCGACCCGCTGCTGACGGAGACCGATGCCGAGATCGTCTGGGACGTCACCTCGGACGGCAAACTTTCGGCATGGGTGGAACCTTATTCGCCGGGAGAAGTTCTGGTTGCGTCGAATCGCGGCGGCAAAGAAACTGAAACCGTCGCGCGCCGGTAGGACTTGATCGCGTCACAACTTGCCGTCATGTTCTGGCGGGAAGGGTTCTCTCGAATATCATGGAGGCACGGATGAAGAAATTGATGATCGCAGCCGCATCGGTCGTGATGCTTGGCGGTTTGGTGTCTGGCTGCACCACGGCCGAGCAGACCGCAGTCGGCGGCGCCGCCATGGGCGCGGCGATCGGCGGTCTGGCTACCGGTCGCGCCAGCGGCGCCATTGCCGGCGCGGCGATCGGCGGAACCGCGGGCTACCTGATCGGCCGTTCGGCCGACCGGCCCGGCTGGTGCCGCTATCGCGACGAGTACGGCCGCGTCTACGAGGCGCGCTGCCGCTAGAGCAGTTCCAGGAAAAGTGTGAAGCACTTTTCCGTCCGGAATTGTGTCAAGACAAGCATCCTCCGGACTCGAAACCGGAACAAGAAAAGGGAGCCGGTCGGCTCCCTTTTCTCTTGGCCGCCCTGCCGGGCCAGAAGCGCGGGCAGCCGGTTTTCAAGCCTCGGGTCTCAGGCCACCGCCTGCATCGCGCCCGGCCCCGGCGTCGCGCCGGGCGGGCATTTGCCGAGGATGATCATGCCGAGCACCTCGTCCTTGGTGACGTCCCCGGTGCGGGCCGTACCGACGACCTGCCCGTTCTTCATCACGCAGACGCGGTCGGCGAGATCGAATACGTCGTGGATGTCGTGGCTGATCAGGAAGATGCCGATGCCGTCGTCCTTCAACTGCCGCACCAGCTCGCCGACCTGTGCCGTCTCCTGGGGCCCGAGCGCCGCCGTCGGCTCGTCCATGATCAGGATGCGGGCGTTGAAGTGGATGGCGCGAGCGATGGCCACCGACTGGCGCTGGCCGCCCGACAGCTTGATCACCGGCTCCTTGAACCGCTGGAAGCGCGGGTTGAGCCGGCCCATCACCTTGCGCGTCTGCGATTCCATCGCCACGTCGTCGAGCGTGCCCCATCGGGTGCGCAGCTCACGGCCGAGGAACAGATTGGCGGCGGCGTCGACGTTGTCGGCCAGCGCCAGCGTCTGGTAGATGGTCTCGATGCCGTATTTCTTGGCGTCGCGCGGGTTGTCGATCTTCGCTTCCTCGCCGTTGACGAGGATTTCCCCCGCGTCGCGGCGATAGGCCCC comes from Aquamicrobium sp. and encodes:
- a CDS encoding site-specific tyrosine recombinase XerD, with the translated sequence MSTAVRLEAFLEMMSAERGASDNTLAAYRRDLEDASAFLGGRLADAATDDIRAFLDEVARRGFAASSQARKLSSLRQFFRFLYAEGLRADDPTGTIDAPRKERALPKTMREDAVSRLISRAETEKREAEGDPVAHTAACRLHALVETLYATGLRVSELVALPLTVALRAERFFIVRGKGGKERVVPLSHGAKAALGEWVAMRAAQPEWKESLHLFPSSSESGHLPRQVFARDLKALAGRAGVPAAKVSPHVLRHAFASHLLQNGADLRAVQQLLGHSDISTTQIYTHVLENRLTETVARHHPLAD
- a CDS encoding glycine zipper domain-containing protein encodes the protein MKKLMIAAASVVMLGGLVSGCTTAEQTAVGGAAMGAAIGGLATGRASGAIAGAAIGGTAGYLIGRSADRPGWCRYRDEYGRVYEARCR
- a CDS encoding ATP-binding cassette domain-containing protein; amino-acid sequence: MTAGTPLVEMKNISISFGGIHAVDDASIDLHAGEVVALLGHNGAGKSTLIKILSGAYRRDAGEILVNGEEAKIDNPRDAKKYGIETIYQTLALADNVDAAANLFLGRELRTRWGTLDDVAMESQTRKVMGRLNPRFQRFKEPVIKLSGGQRQSVAIARAIHFNARILIMDEPTAALGPQETAQVGELVRQLKDDGIGIFLISHDIHDVFDLADRVCVMKNGQVVGTARTGDVTKDEVLGMIILGKCPPGATPGPGAMQAVA